The Brassica oleracea var. oleracea cultivar TO1000 chromosome C6, BOL, whole genome shotgun sequence genome includes a region encoding these proteins:
- the LOC106300732 gene encoding tetratricopeptide repeat protein SKI3: MELEQLEKSVEANPDDPSLQFELGLYLWERGGDSERAAEHFVLSAKLNPDNASAFKYLGHYYSRVTLDRNRAAKCYQRAVLLNVNDSESGEALCDLLDGQGKEILEVAVCRDASEKSPKAFWAFCRLGYIQLHQKKWSEAVQSLQHAIRGYPTVSDLWEALGLAYQRLGMFTAAIKAYGRAIELDETKIFALVESANIFLMLGSYRKGVELFEQALKISPQNISVLYGLASGLLSWSKECIDLGAFGWAASLLEDARKAAEASTELASNMSSIWKLHGDIQLTYARCFPWSGGTESSEKTFNDSILSWRSICYSAALSAKSSYQRALHLAPWQANLYTDIAITCDLVSSLTDVSETSSSWKLPEKMALGALLLECDNSEFWVALGCMSDNSALKLHALIRALHLDVSLAVAWAFMGQIFRESNEMKLAKQAFECARSIDPTLALPWAGSADTYARESTSDEAFESCLRAAQISPLAEYQVGLAWLALLQGSISSPQIFACIDQAVQRTPDYPESHNLHGLVCEARLNYHTAIASYRLALAAMSVCPDSSVKSQAGKISINLVRSLSKAGRFKESVKECANLKSKGLLDAGGLQIYAFSLWKIGENDSALSVVRELAGRISTMEKASIAFPISFICSLLYCISGLDSAITSIQKMPKHFFQSSKISFIVSAIHALDQSDRLQSIVASTRSYITSQEEIAGMHYLIALSKLLKTGEGEFLGFEKGIAHLRKALHMYPHSNLLRNLLGYILLAGEGTKEICAASRCCIINVSECGNKEGLKSALEVLGGGSVACNVIGNTPPRFSFPTCHCQSLNAPVVVAELQRFLHQEPWNSDVRYLLILNLMQKAREQRFPRQLCSAIERLISVALSDEASEYQKFQLLLCASEMSLQKGDTAESIDHARKASSLSLPRSYLFLSHLQLCRVYASKGSARDMQEEYKACLELKTDSNIGWICLKLMESQFDLEADANLLEMMSPPSQNHSWKEWMAVYSLALGLVSSGKRDFSSAEEFLAQACSLGDSESCLLLCHGAVCMELARQSNDSHFLSLAVTSLSKVQASSLTPLPIVYALLAQAHGSLGSKEKWKKNLRLEWFCWPPEMRPAEVYFQMHILARESEERPETASGIENCQTSEKWVLRAIHTNPSCMRYWNVLDKLVQYPIS; the protein is encoded by the exons ATGGAATTGGAGCAGCTGGAGAAGTCCGTGGAAGCCAACCCAGACGACCCTTCTCTGCAATTCGAACTT GGTTTGTATCTGTGGGAACGCGGCGGAGACTCGGAGAGAGCGGCGGAGCATTTCGTTCTGTCGGCGAAGCTAAACCCTGATAATGCGTCTGCGTTCAAGTACTTGGGGCATTACTACTCGCGCGTGACGCTTGATCGCAATCGAGCTGCCAAGTGTTACCAGAGAGCGGTGCTGCTGAACGTTAATGACTCTGAGTCTGGAGAGGCGCTTTGTGATTTGTTGGATGGGCAAGGGAAAGAGATCTTGGAAGTTGCGGTTTGCCGTGACGCTTCTGAGAAGTCTCCCAAGGCTTTCTGGGCGTTTTGCAGATTGGGTTACATTCAG CTTCATCAGAAGAAGTGGTCTGAAGCTGTTCAGAGCCTTCAACATGCTATTAGAGGCTATCCTACAGTGTCTGACCTATGGGAA GCTCTGGGCCTTGCTTACCAGCGACTTGGAATGTTTACTGCTGCTATCAAG GCGTATGGGCGTGCCATTGAATTAGATGAGACCAAGATTTTTGCATTAGTGGAGAGCGCAAACATCTTTTTGATGCTTGGTTCATATAGAAAG GGTGTGGAGCTCTTTGAGCAAGCGCTGAAGATTTCACCTCAGAATATTTCTGTGCTCTATGGTCTTGCTTCTGGATTGCTTAGTTGGTCAAAGGAATGCATAGATCTGGGCGCATTTGGATGGGCTGCTTCGTTATTGGAG GATGCTCGTAAAGCTGCGGAAGCAAGCACTGAACTGGCCAGCAACATGTCTTCTATATGGAAATTGCATGGAGATATCCAG CTTACGTATGCAAGATGCTTTCCATGGTCTGGAGGAACTGAAAGCTCAGAAAAGACATTTAATGATTCAATCCTTTCTTGGAGAAGCATCTGTTACTCAGCTGCACTGTCAGCCAAATCTTCATACCAGCGAGCTCTGCACTTAGCCCCTTGGCAAGCCAATCTCTATACTGACATAGCCATAACTTGTGATCTCGTTTCAAGCTTAACCGATGTTTCTGAAACTTCAAGTTCTTG GAAGCTACCAGAAAAGATGGCACTGGGAGCGTTATTACTTGAATGCGACAACTCGGAGTTCTGGGTTGCTTTGGGTTGTATGTCTGATAACAGTGCTTTGAAACTACATGCTTTGATCCGGGCGTTGCACTTGGATGTATCTTTAGCCGTTGCTTGGGCTTTTATGGGCCAG ATCTTCAGGGAATCAAATGAAATGAAGTTGGCAAAGCAGGCTTTTGAGTGTGCTAGAAGCATTGATCCTACACTTGCTCTACCTTGGGCCGGCTCAGCTGATACTTATGCTAG GGAGTCAACATCAGATGAGGCTTTTGAGAGTTGTTTACGAGCTGCGCAGATATCACCT CTTGCGGAGTACCAGGTTGGTTTGGCATGGCTTGCTTTGCTGCAAGGAAGTATTTCATCTCCGCAG ATTTTTGCTTGCATTGACCAGGCGGTGCAGCGCACCCCTGACTACCCTGAATCCCATAACCTCCACGGGCTAGTCTGCGAGGCAAGACTTAACTATCATACCGCCATTGCTTCATACAGGCTAGCACTGGCTGCAATGAGTGTTTGCCCAGACAGTTCAGTGAAATCTCAGGCAGGAAAAATATCTATCAACTTGGTCAGGTCACTCAGCAAG GCAGGACGATTCAAAGAATCTGTCAAGGAATGCGCAAATCTGAAGTCAAAAGGCTTGCTTGATGCTGGAGGCTTACAAATCTACGCCTTCTCTCTGTGGAAGATCGGTGAGAACGATTCAGCTCTCTCAGTTGTTCGGGAGCTGGCTGGTAGGATCTCCACAATGGAGAAAGCCTCAATAGCTTTCCCAATCAGCTTCATCTGCAGTCTGCTTTACTGCATATCTGGACTTGATTCTGCTATCACCAGCATCCAGAAAATGCCGAAACATTTCTTCCAGAGTTCGAAAATCAGCTTTATAGTATCTGCCATCCATGCTCTTGACCAGAGTGATAGGCTTCAGTCGATTGTTGCTAGCACTCGTAGCTATATAACATCACAAGAAGAGATAGCTGGGATGCATTATTTGATAGCACTCAGCAAACTG CTGAAAACTGGAGAAGGAGAGTTCCTTGGATTTGAGAAGGGGATTGCACACCTCAGAAAAGCTCTGCATATGTATCCTCATAGTAATTTGTTAAG GAACCTGCTTGGATATATTTTGTTAGCTGGTGAAGGAACCAAAGAGATCTGTGCTGCTAGTAGATGCTGTATCATAAACGTCTCCGAGTGTGGAAACAAGGAAGGTCTGAAGTCTGCGTTGGAGGTCCTCGGTGGAGGATCGGTTGCTTGCAATGTAATCGGCAACACACCTCCGAGGTTCTCTTTTCCAACGTGCCATTGTCAGAGTCTGAACGCTCCTGTTGTTGTTGCGGAACTCCAAAG ATTCTTGCATCAAGAGCCTTGGAACAGCGATGTGAGATACTTGCTTATTCTGAATCTCATGCAGAAGGCTCGTGAGCAGAGGTTTCCTAGACAGCTTTGCAGTGCTATTGAGCGTTTAATCTCCGTGGCGCTCTCTGATGAGGCGTCTGAATATCAAAAGTTCCAGCTTCTGCTTTGTGCTTCCGAGATGAGTTTGCAGAAGGGAGATACAGCAGAGTCTATTGACCATGCTCGAAAGGCTTCTTCCCTTTCCCTTCCACGTAGCTACCTGTTTCTATCACATTTGCAGCTTTGCCGTGTCTATGCATCAAAGGGAAGCGCCAGAGACATGCAAGAGGAGTACAAAGCGTGTCTGGAGCTCAAGACAGACTCAAACATTGGTTGGATCTGCCTGAAGCTCATGGAATCTCAGTTTGATCTGGAGGCTGACGCTAACCTCTTGGAGATGATGAGCCCACCAAGCCAGAATCATTCATGGAAAGAGTGGATGGCTGTTTACAGTCTAGCTCTTGGCTTAGTTTCTTCCGGGAAAAGAGATTTCTCCTCAGCGGAGGAGTTTCTTGCACAAGCTTGCTCGTTGGGTGATTCAGAGAGTTGTCTACTTCTCTGCCATGGTGCCGTCTGCATGGAGCTGGCTAGACAGTCTAACGACTCGCATTTCCTTTCGCTAGCTGTAACGAGTCTAAGCAAAGTTCAAGCGAGTTCGTTGACTCCTTTGCCTATTGTCTATGCTTTATTGGCTCAAGCACATGGGAGTCTTGGCTCTAAAGAGAAGTGGAAGAAGAATCTCCGTCTTGAATGGTTCTGCTGGCCACCAG AGATGAGACCTGCAGAGGTTTACTTTCAGATGCATATACTTGCAAGAGAATCTGAAGAAAGACCTGAAACAGCTTCAGGGATTGAAAACTGTCAAACCTCTGAGAAATGGGTGCTTAGGGCGATTCACACTAACCCTTCTTGTATGAGATACTGGAACGTCTTGGATAAGCTTGTTCAGTATCCCATTAGCTAA
- the LOC106298447 gene encoding calcium-binding protein CML38: protein MMKSTQPQSSSSFVKFCRKLSPKRKDSPAESTQHNINEDQDKNKDLEAVFAYMDANRDGRISPHELQKSFMTLGEQLSDEEAEAAVRLSDTDGDGMLDFQEFAQLIKGDDDQEEKKTELKEAFRMYIAEGEECITPRSLKMMLKKLGESRTTDDCRVMIRAFDLNADGVLSFDEFALMMR from the coding sequence ATGATGAAGAGTACTCAACCTCAATCATCTTCATCTTTCGTGAAGTTCTGTCGGAAACTGTCACCTAAGCGAAAAGATTCACCAGCAGAAAGTACACAACATAACATCAATGAGGATCAGGACAAGAACAAAGACTTAGAGGCTGTGTTTGCTTACATGGACGCAAACAGAGACGGGAGAATATCTCCACATGAGCTTCAGAAGAGTTTCATGACACTAGGAGAGCAACTATCCGACGAAGAAGCCGAAGCTGCGGTTAGATTGTCTGATACAGACGGAGACGGGATGTTGGATTTTCAAGAGTTTGCTCAGTTGATCAAAGGAGATGATGATCAGGAAGAGAAGAAGACTGAGCTCAAGGAAGCTTTTAGAATGTATATAGCAGAAGGTGAAGAGTGTATTACTCCGAGAAGTTTGAAGATGATGTTAAAGAAGCTAGGTGAGTCGAGAACCACTGATGATTGTAGAGTTATGATTCGTGCTTTTGATCTCAATGCTGATGGAGTTTTGAGCTTTGATGAGTTTGCTCTTATGATGCGTTAA
- the LOC106299503 gene encoding calcium-binding protein CML39 yields the protein MKNTQRQLSSSFMKLCERLSSDINGENKNKDLAAVFAYMDANRDGRISAEELKKSFKTLGEQLSDEEAETAVKLSDIDGDGMLDFEEFAQLLKGGDEFTEEEKKSKIMEAFRMYIAEGEDCITPRSLKMMLMKLGESRTTDDCVVMIKAFDLNADGVLSFDEFALMVMR from the coding sequence ATGAAGAACACTCAACGTCAGTTATCTTCATCTTTCATGAAACTCTGCGAGAGACTCTCCTCAGACATCAACGGTGAAAACAAGAACAAAGACTTGGCGGCTGTTTTTGCATACATGGATGCAAACCGAGACGGTAGAATCTCAGCGGAGGAGCTTAAGAAGAGTTTCAAGACATTAGGAGAGCAGCTCTCTGATGAAGAAGCCGAAACCGCGGTTAAACTGTCTGATATAGACGGAGATGGGATGCTAGATTTTGAGGAGTTTGCTCAGTTACTCAAAGGGGGTGATGAGTTTACAGAGGAAGAGAAGAAGAGCAAGATAATGGAAGCGTTCAGAATGTACATTGCTGAGGGAGAAGATTGCATTACTCCAAGAAGCTTGAAGATGATGCTGATGAAGCTTGGTGAGTCTAGAACTACTGATGATTGTGTAGTCATGATCAAAGCTTTTGATCTTAATGCTGATGGAGTTTTGAGCTTTGATGAGTTTGCTCTTATGGTGATGCGTTAA
- the LOC106296941 gene encoding uncharacterized protein LOC106296941, with amino-acid sequence MLALMNCASSSFSSSSSSSSSSSSSPTSSSSCSPRNRENMVVQSGVDVSSLSFSSDTKLIDKNIITHKSSNLCLIPKSSEELKKEIASIELEILHMERYLLSLYRKSFEQQVSSLSNLSAKTLQRSVTTSPSSLTLSNSYQAYEKPISYPRSFNTSLKALSLREGTREVSCKQSLGELLGSSHIVDDHNNLINPNKLSEDIMRCISSVYCTLSRSSSTRRDSSACFSASPSSLSNSSTIFSSKSEKWSLHCASEDHLMNHSQDQGNVLPCGALVVDALVVDALKVHLDDSSFSYAALMLQKFRSLVQNLEKVDPSRMKREEKLAFWINIHNALVMHAYLAYGIHNRARNTSVLKAAYEIGGYRINPFIIQSSILGIRPHYSSPSPLLQTLFSPSRKSKTCSVRHVYALEYPEALAHFAISSGAFTDPTVRVYTADRIFRDLRQAKKEFIRSNVRVHKGTKILLPKIFQHYVKDMSMDVSKLMEATAQCLPEDARRIAEKCLKEKKSKSFEWLPENLSFRYVIAGELVGRRNKTS; translated from the exons ATGTTGGCTCTAATGAATTGTGCTTCTTCATCTTTTTCATCCTCTTCATCTTCTTCTTCCTCTTCCTCTTCCTCTCCCACTTCTTCTTCTTCATGTTCTCCAAG GAACAGAGAGAACATGGTTGTGCAGAGTGGTGTTGATGTGTCATCTCTAAGTTTCTCTTCAGACACAAAACTA ATTGATAAGAATATAATTACTCACAAAAGCTCCAATCTCTGTCTCATCCCAAAG TCTTCAGAAGAATTGAAGAAGGAGATTGCTTCAATCGAGTTAGAGATTCTACACATGGAACGTTATCTATTGTCACTCTACAGAAAGTCTTTCGAACAACAAGTTTCGTCCTTGTCTAATCTCTCTGCAAAAACGTTACAACGTTCAGTGACTACTTCACCATCATCATTAACTCTCTCAAATAGCTACCAAGCTTACGAAAAACCCATCTCTTATCCTCGGAGTTTCAATACTAGCTTGAAAGCCTTATCTTTAAGG GAAGGGACTAGAGAAGTATCTTGTAAGCAGAGTCTTGGAGAGCTTCTTGGATCATCTCATATAGTTGATGATCACAACAACTTAATAAACCCGAATAAACTCTCTGAAGATATCATGAGATGTATATCTTCTGTGTACTGTACACTTTCAAGAAGCTCATCAACAAGAAGAGACTCCTCAGCTTGTTTCTCTGCTTCTCCTTCATCATTGTCGAATTCATCAACCATTTTCTCTTCAAAATCCGAGAAATGGAGTCTGCATTGCGCTAGTGAGGATCATTTGATGAATCATAGTCAAGATCAAGGCAATGTTTTGCCTTGTGGTGCTCTTGTAGTAGATGCTCTTGTAGTAGATGCTCTTAAAGTACACTTGGATGATAGTAGTTTCAGTTATGCTGCTCTTATGCTCCAAAAATTCAG ATCACTTGTTCAGAATCTTGAGAAAGTTGATCCGAGTAGAATGAAACGTGAAGAGAAGCTTGCGTTTTGGATCAACATTCACAATGCTCTTGTGATGCAT GCTTATTTAGCTTATGGAATTCACAACCGTGCTAGAAACACCTCTGTTTTGAAG GCAGCTTATGAAATTGGAGGCTACCGCATAAACCCTTTCATCATACAAAGCTCAATCTTAGGAATCAGACCTCATTACTCATCACCATCACCT TTACTCCAAACACTGTTTTCACCTTCAAGAAAGTCCAAAACATGCAGTGTGCGACACGTTTACGCGTTGGAGTACCCCGAGGCTTTAGCTCATTTCGCTATTTCCTCAGGAGCATTCACAGATCCCACG GTTCGAGTTTACACTGCGGATAGAATCTTCAGGGACCTTAGACAAGCGAAGAAAGAGTTTATCAGAAGCAATGTTCGTGTTCACAAAGGGACAAAGATATTGTTGCCAAAGATCTTTCAGCATTATGTTAAAGACATGTCAATGGATGTGTCTAAGCTCATGGAAGCAACAGCTCAGTGTTTACCTGAGGATGCGAGGAGGATCGCTGAGAAATGTTTGAAGGAGAAGAAGAGTAAGAGTTTTGAATGGTTACCGGAAAACTTGAGTTTCCGGTATGTCATTGCCGGAGAATTGGTCGGAAGAAGAAACAAGACCTCATGA